One genomic window of Elaeis guineensis isolate ETL-2024a chromosome 2, EG11, whole genome shotgun sequence includes the following:
- the LOC140855372 gene encoding uncharacterized protein: MRLLIWNTRGVGKSFFRSIFSRLIQQHGSDVCVLLETQLFGASFAHARRWISMAWSTYAVESKGLSGGILMMWRQGSIRMDAFHRYEQQVALVIFESTEGLWLLSEMYVSTEYKEWRELWSEIFRMVSLGLPSLVAGDFNCIMESHEKMGNRQYTDGIESREFRKFIDDAGLIDLGYSGPKFIWCNNQDGMARI; the protein is encoded by the coding sequence ATGCGGTTGTTGATCTGGAACACTCGAGGGGTGGGGAAATCTTTCTTCCGATCGATCTTTAGCAGATTGATTCAGCAGCATGGCTCGGACGTGTGTGTCTTGCTCGAGACACAACTCTTCGGGGCGAGTTTTGCTCATGCTAGACGGTGGATTTCGATGGCGTGGAGCACCTATGCCGTGGAATCTAAAGGCCTATCAGGAGGAATCTTGATGATGTGGAGGCAAGGTTCGATTAGGATGGATGCTTTCCACAGATATGAACAACAAGTAGCATTAGTCATATTTGAGTCAACCGAAGGATTGTGGCTTCTATCCGAGATGTACGTGAGCACCGAGTATAAAGAGTGGAGGGAGCTGTGGTCCGAGATTTTCAGGATGGTATCATTGGGCCTACCCTCACTTGTTGCTGGAGACTTCAATTGCATTATGGAGTCCCACGAGAAGATGGGCAATAGGCAATATACTGACGGCATTGAGTCCAGAGAGTTCAGGAAGTTCATCGATGATGCAGGCCTGATTGATCTGGGCTACTCTGGTCCTAAATTCATCTGGTGCAACAATCAAGATGGGATGGCTAGGATTTGA